CATATTTCGATGCCGATATTCGGCCCGTCGTCCTTCAGGGGATAGAAGTCGTCGAACAGGCGCACGGTCTTTTCACCCTTGTTCGTGAACACCAGCTTGAAGTCCGGGAAAGCCTCCCTCGCGTCAAACCGGGTCTTTTCCATTACCACGGAACATTCAATTCCGTTGTCGGCCATGTCCCCCCACGCAACCGCATGGAGGGACAGGCTTGCCAGAAGTGCTAAATACCGGAAAATTTTTTTCATTACAGCGCGAGTTTGGCCGTCGCCCGGAGCATCCCCCGGAAACAATCCTTACCGTGCTGATTATAGTAGCGCGTTTCCAGTTCACAAGAACATTGTTTCCAGCCCTCCAGATCGACTTCATCCAGGCATACCGGAATCGTGACGCTGTATTCCTGGCCGGGGAAGAGCTCCCGATAGTTCAAGGAACGATGAAAGGTTATTTTCCCCAATTCAGAGTTCAGAATGCGGGAATCCCCCCGTTCCGTCCTCAACACCGTCAGGAAGAAATAATCGGCCGTTTCGTCGTTGATTTCGTCCGGAATCCGGACAGGCTCGTTTCCTTCGTTGCGGAAGCGGACCATAATGTTGCCTTCCGCGAACCGGGAAGTATCCGCAAAGGAAAGCTTCAGGGAGGACGGTTCCTCCGCAACAGCCACGCTGCGGGCATACATGCCGTTGACAGGAGGAAGGAAACAGGGCGGTTCGATCGTTCCCGGTTCCGTGACTTCATCGGGTACCTTATTCCATCCATTGGCCTTCGCCTGTTGGATGATTCCAAGGGTCGCCTCGTTCAGAACTTGCTGGCCGGCGCAATAGGGCCGATCATTGGCATCATCCGGCAACAATTCAAGATAGTGCCTAACAGCGTTCAAGTAGGTAGTTGTCCAATTAAGAACGGACTACCTCATTTCTGCCAAGGCATCATCCATTTCCGGAAATTTTTCGCAGGAAACAGGTTTTAATTCGATCGAATCCTGTATTCTCAAATTGTCCCAGTAGAATTTGAAAGCGTCATTATATTGGCGGCGGTGATGTTCTTCATGGGCGAGAGAAGCTTGCATCGTGTGCCATGTGCCCACTCTTCCTCGTTCCTGATAGCCGTTCATTTCGTTGACCGCTTCGACGGCTTCATCTTCGGTAATAGGAGGGTTTTTAAGAGCGTCCCTATAAGTTCCCGTGAGCACAAGAATCGTAGAACCGGTGGAAACTTGTTGGACGCGCGGGTTCCATCGCTCAAGCACTTCATCCTTGCAAGCCGTTATGATGATTTGAGGGATAATGAATTTCGTTTTGCAAGGACCAATCCCTTCTTTGATAACGGGTGCAGGTTCTTCGAGCGTCACCTCCACTTTCTTGGACGGTTCACAGGTAATGGTGGATTCCTTTTCAATCGTCCACAATTTGATTTTGGGGGACGGTGAGAATTCGCGTTTCATCGTCGAGTTGCCTTCGTACTTCCCTGCCTGAATGGGTTCCCTGTCCATCGTCACATTGAACGCGGCCGCATTGTTGCTGACAGGATTGTAGGCATTATTCTCGTAAGACAGGGCTACCTTGTAATAGCCCGCTTTCAAGTACCTGATAGCCGTTTCCAGATTCAGCTTGCCGTTGGGAGGTATCCCATCCTTCTTACAAAGTTCTTCGCCCGCAATGGAGATACTGCCTGTGTCGTCAGCCTCCACGCCGAAATAATACAGGCCGTCTTCCTCGACCTTGATGAACATTTCCGGCGCTCCGGCGCAAGTGGCGTGCTCGCACGCCGACCCGTCAAAGTTGAACGTCATCGCGTCAACTCCGAGTTTCTGCGGGATGAGAGCCTGCTCCCCGTCGCAGATAAGCTTCGGGCCGACCGCCTTGTTCAGTGGTATATAATTATTCATGTTCCTGAATTGTTTCTTGTTCACAGAACTAACCATTTAGTTCTGTGAACACCTTGTAGGAATTCCAAAAAACAACAACACGCTCTGGACGTGATGGGGAAAAATCCCCGATTATCTCCAATAAAAATGGCGGATGCCATCCAACGCCCGCCATATATATGTTGTTTGGAACGTATCGCTACGCTTGTGTATGAATTAAGCTAGACCCTACAGGGGCTGGTAGCCCCGTTCCTCCTGCCGGATGAGTTGCCCCTCCGGGATACAGACTCTTTACATTTCCGTTTTCGGAAAAAGCGGGGTTTCTGAAATACGGATTCAAGGCAGTAGGGAAAAATAATACGGAAACGCCCGGCATGGAGGCTTGCGCCGCCGGCCGGGCATTGAATGGTATTTCCGTTTCCGGAGTTACAGAAGAAGATCCTGAATATTGTCTGAGGAAATGACTCCCGTTTCCGTGGAGGACAGCACGCAGAGGGCGTCTACCAGGTTTTCCTGTCCCAGAGCCAGCCCGGCTTCCTCTACCAGTACATCGTCAATATTCAGGGTAGCGATGGAAAGGGGGGCTGTTTCCGGGGCAGAGGGTTCCATCAGGGCGGCAATGCCGATGACGGCCGCCACCAGGGCTGCCGCCGCAGCTCCCCAAATGCGGAAGGAATGCCGCTTGAAGTGATGAATGGATTCCACCGGAACGGCAGGAGCGCATTCTTCCCTTTCAATGCGCATCATGACCTTGCGGGCAAAATCGTCTCCCGGCGCAGGTTGGGAAGCATGGCCCAGAATCTGCCAGAGTGTTGTATCGTCCTGTTCGTTCATGGTGGCGGTTCCGCTGAGGGTTCTATGAGGAAAAACACCGGAAGATGGGTCCGGTTTCTTGCCGGCGTCATTTTTTCCGTTCAGCCGCCCGTCTGATGACGGGAGCCAGTACGGCGGCGATGCGTGCGTAACCGGCCGCAGAAGGGTGCAGTCCGTCGCTGGAAAGCTCTTCCGGGACGTGTCCGTCGCTATTAGCCATGACGCGTCCCGGCTCCGTATAGATGAAATTTTCTTCCGCGGCCAGGCGGTTCAGAAGGAGGTTGATGCCGGCAATGCGTTCCGCCGTGCCTTCCCGGGCGCTGTTGCGCGGATAGAATCCCTGGAGGATGATGACGGCTTTTTCCAGTCTGCCGGTGATTTCCCGGCAGACGGCACGAATGCCTTCCAGGATTTCGCCGTCCGTGTTTTCCGAAAGGTTGTTCGTGCCGAGGAGCACCACGCAAACGGCATTGTCCTCCGCTCCGTCCAGTTCTCCGTGGCGGAGCCGCCACAGGGCGTTTTCCACCCGGTCATAGCCGAACCCCAGGTTGACCGCCCGCATTCCCGCCGCGCACAGGTCCCATGTTTCCGGGGATTTCTGGAGGATGTCCCGGTGCGGTTCGTCCACGGGCGGACCTCCCCAGAAATGTGTGATGGAGTCTCCGATGAAGAGGAGGTCCGGGCGTGTTTCGCGCACGATGCGGCACGCGGCTTCGTGCCGGGACGCCCAGTCGTAAATCATGAAGTCCCGGTCTTGGGTGCAGGGAATCAGCGTGGAGGGTACGGCCCGGGCGGGGGCCGGGCCGGGCATGATGAAGGTTTCCGGGGCCGTAATGCCGCGCTTTCCCCGGAACAGGCGGAAGCGGATGCGCGTGCCGGGCGGGGCCTGCACCGGAGCCAGATAACGGCCCTGCGTGCAGAGCATGCGGGGGGTATCCGCATTTATGTCCATGCGGATGACGGCTTCCGGAGGGGCGTTCACCGCGGTAAGCGCCAGTTCTCCCGCCTCATTCAGGGAGGCGCGGATTCCGGGGGGTGGGGATGATTCTGTCATGAGACGTCGCGCATGTGCTGGCGCATTTGCCTGCGTCCGATGGAGTTCGGCCCGCAGCTGTCCTGCATGCAGTAGTTCACGGGACGGCTCTGGGAAGCTCCGTGGGGGGCGCCCAGGCGCTTATCCGGCTCTGACGGCAGCAGATGCACCACTCTTTTGTTTTTCCAGACCAGCCAGAGCACCACCACGGCCGCCAGTGCGGAGATGTGCAGGATGATGCCGGCTACATTGGCCAGGGCGAAGGACATCCAGGCTTTCATCATGGCATGGAGGGAGGATTCTTGCGCCTCCTCCGGTTCCTGGATGGTGATGTTGGCTTCCGGGATGCTGGCAGGGTTGTCCGGCTCCAGCGCGGGGAGGGAAGGCCTGGGGGCGGATGCCATGTCCGCCTCCGTTCTTCTGGCCAGGGAAATCATGGCCTCAATGAGTTCGTCCTGCGGGTTGGTGAATCGGGAGGCGTCCTGCTTCACCTGGTACAGGAGATCCCGCCGTCCCGCATCCCCAAGGTGGGAACTCAGCTCCGGATCCAGTGCGATCTGGGCACTTTTAATATCTCCCATGTGGAAATGGAGCAGCAGGTTGCGCTCCTTGTCCCTGAATATCTGGCGGGCGATCGTGGGGGCATTGACGGAAGGGGGGACTTTCTGCCCGGCCGCGAAGATGCTGACGAACAGGTTGACGTTGTAACGGGATTTGACGAGCTTGATAAGCTCAATAACGTCATTGCTTTCCACTTCCGCAAGAAGCTTCTGGGGGTCAATCAGGCCGGTGGAGGTGCGGATGTAGTCCGGCAGGAAATATTCATTGACGTCCGTAAAATCCTCCGGAATGGGGTCTACGGCGGGGGAGTCTGCATTGGCGGCGGGTTCCGGCATGGGATCGGAGGGGGCCGCCGCATCCACAGGGGGCAGCAAGGGAGGGTTGGCATTCCACCACGCGCCTCTCATCAGGGATTGCTGGTCGCGGGTGGTCCATTTCAGGGCAGGCAATTCCTGGGCCGGAGCCGGAAAGATGGCCGCCGCCAGCAGGAGCGGGCATAAAAGGGGGTTCATGCGCCGCCTCCTTTCCGGTCCGCAGGAGCGGGAGGCGTTAATCCATAGCGCATGGGATGCCTGACCTTGGAGCGCGCTTTCCGGGCTACGAGCTGGACGGCGTTTTTCATGATGGAACCCGCGGCCTGGAGGAGCATGCTTTCCCGCAGGGGGATGCGGGCTTTCATGATGGATTTGTTGATCAGGTCCGGCTCTACATAAGGGTCCAGTTCATACCCCCACATGAAGCAGGCCGTGTCCGTCCGCACATCCAGCACCAGAATCAGGAGCCACTGGGGGTCCAGCGGTCCCTGGTGGTTGGGGAAGCCTGCCTCGTCCACCGTCAGGTGGTTCATTGTCCAGAAACTGTGTGGAATGAGGGAAAAGGGCTCCAGGATGTTGGGGAAATAAACGGACAGGAGAACGGGGGGAATGCGGCGCTCCAGTTTCTCCAGCAGGGCATTCAGTCTCACGCGGTCCTGCTGCCGGAGAGCGCCGGCGTTGTCGCATACGCGGCGGTAGGGAATGGCGTTTTTGCCGTATTTTTTGTCCAGATTTTCCAGGGAAAAACCGCAGTGGGGGCACAATGATTCCGCCCCGCGGTGGAAATTATGTAAACACTTCGGACAAGTCGGCACAAGGAAAGTTTAAGCACGAAGTTCGTTGCCGAAAAGACTAATTGTCAGAAAGAAATCATGTATGTCTCAATCTTCCAGATTTTCTTTCGTCACACGGTAAATGGCGGCGCACCTGGGGCAGGTGACTTCCAGCTCATCTTCTCCCTGGAACAGGTCTTCCTTGTTTTTCTGAAGGGTCTTGAGCGTAGGCAGGATGCGGTCCAGCGTGCAGCCGCAGTAAAAGCGGAACCGGCGCGTTTCCAGCACGCGGGTATTTTCATCTTCTTCCAGATGGGCCATTTTCTCCCGGGTAAGGGAAGCAAGCCATTCTTCATCCGCGTCAGGTTGGGCCGTCACCATGGTATAGCATTCATCCGGGAGCTCAATGCAGCGGGCGTTTCTCTGTTCGCTTTGCCTGTAGAATTCCTCCACCCACCGTGCCGGAGACGTTCCCGGAATGGGTACGACGGAGTATTGCGGTTCAAACCCCTTGCGGAGCAGGGTGGAATACAGCGTGTTTTCCTCAGGTTCCTTGATGTCCCG
This region of Akkermansia muciniphila genomic DNA includes:
- a CDS encoding GDSL-type esterase/lipase family protein, with protein sequence MTESSPPPGIRASLNEAGELALTAVNAPPEAVIRMDINADTPRMLCTQGRYLAPVQAPPGTRIRFRLFRGKRGITAPETFIMPGPAPARAVPSTLIPCTQDRDFMIYDWASRHEAACRIVRETRPDLLFIGDSITHFWGGPPVDEPHRDILQKSPETWDLCAAGMRAVNLGFGYDRVENALWRLRHGELDGAEDNAVCVVLLGTNNLSENTDGEILEGIRAVCREITGRLEKAVIILQGFYPRNSAREGTAERIAGINLLLNRLAAEENFIYTEPGRVMANSDGHVPEELSSDGLHPSAAGYARIAAVLAPVIRRAAERKK
- a CDS encoding Hsp33 family molecular chaperone HslO, coding for MSEELVEEFITVESIFVRGRNCLALRSKFSPLFTDYYLHLMQYGLRNEELCDSLLKELMAYFTLYMVARPWAEQHAWTVNLRTPAVANLFVTGSSLTESVVGRVFTRDIKEPEENTLYSTLLRKGFEPQYSVVPIPGTSPARWVEEFYRQSEQRNARCIELPDECYTMVTAQPDADEEWLASLTREKMAHLEEDENTRVLETRRFRFYCGCTLDRILPTLKTLQKNKEDLFQGEDELEVTCPRCAAIYRVTKENLED